TCCTGGAACTGATCGTCTGCTCTTTCTTTGTCTTCCTCAGCTGCTTCCCGTTCCAAATCTGACCAATCTTTGCCAGACTCTTCGGAACTGCCCAATTCCTCTCCTTCGCTGTCCGAGTCTTCCGAAGCCTCAGAGTATTCCGAATCATCATCAGATTCCTCTTCGCTGTCGAAGTCCGACGGCTCGTACGCATCATCCacttcttcgtcttcgtcttccaCTTCCTCATTTTCAGCATCGCTCTCTGGATCCAGGAAGGTCCATCCTCCATTATCGAAGAAACCTACAGGATCGTCTGTAATTGTCTTCATTATCTTTGTCCAATTCAAAGATTGTACACCTTCCGTGTATCTAATGTCGCAGGAATTCAACCATTCCTTCACATGATCCAGCATGTTCATAGGAATAGCGTTCAGTACCGCAACTTTTCTATGGTAATCTTTAAAGACAAAGATcatatcaaaatttttcaaatgaaattgtacTCTTTCAAAATGAACCAGTTCAACGTCCTCTAACGTGATAACAAATGGGGGCCATTCGGTGAGATTAACCAAACATCCACTGGTGGGTTGCAGAAGGACGGTACTTCTAAATGGAGCCCCAGGGAATCCTAACTCTCGGAATGGAGtatcaaattcaatttcttgcTTGGTCATACTTTCAACCTTCTCACAGAAACTTTTAAACGCTGTTTTCAATTTGTGCCTAAGTTCTCGTTCCGACTGTTCGGCAGCCAGATCGTCGCGGTCGTGCATATGTTGATGTTTTCCTAAATCTGTCGTAATCTCACCAACTTCTGTATAAAACTGTACATCCACGTGTTTCTTTTTACCAAACATTATTGCATGTTTTAAGTGAAaatgaagtaatattatcatttCACCATCGCATGGTTGGAAAAAGGCGttcttaatattattgtaaagaATATCAACTTTGTCTCCTCTAACAGAGGTGTAACGAAATCCGTTCACATGAGCCTCTAAACCTCCTGTCATCCTTTTTGAGACTATATTTGGTCGAATGTATAAGTCTTTCAGTTTTGGATTACCCTTATTTTGcgataatattaaagtatccTGCTTCACAAGATCTTCCTTTTCCCTTTCTTCTGCTTccctatttttaaatttcttttggacTTCTTTGATCAATCTGAAGGctgtatttaaattagacgATGGTGCTGAAATTTCACCAGGTTCTTTGGTGTTCGTACTTCGATATGTTACTTCTTTAACAAACGTGGCATCGGGCTGTGGGTAAGTCCCACCTTCGTTACGTCCCATTGTGGCACCAGggtgaaagaaatttattctgaGATACGTGTAATCTCCTTCGACGGactgagaaatatttttgatcgTAGATATGTGGAAAGGTACAGGAATACCAAAAATGGGCAAAATTACAGTCTCGTACTTTTTGTCTACATATAACTTTAGTTCTTTCACTTCTGGTTCTCGAGGCATATGACTTAGACTTTTGTATGATACCGTtgattttcgtattttttcttgttccttTCCACCAGACTGTTGAGCCAATCGAGCCTTTGCGACTTCGTTCAATTGTTGCGCAAGTTCCTTTTGATgctgttttcttttctcctcCGAACTGTGTTCCGTTCTTAATTTGGATTCTATTACCGCTGTTCTTTTTCCACGTCCGAGAATTGGTTCCGGTTTAGGTTCATTTTCCTTTCCActtccttcttcctcttcctcctcttcaTCTTTTACGAATATTCcgacatttttcaactttttcttcGACGGCGTAAAATTTGTAGCAGGTTGTCCctaaaatatgtgaaatattcaACGTCACAACCTTCATTTattagtatatttaaaaagtttcaaataccCGAGTACAATAAAAAGTAGTACCTCGTTAACCATGACGGTGTCACCGACGAAGAGGGCATAGActttcccttctttttctGTAGCCTCCGAATTTATGAGATTCGACAATCCAACGTTAACGTTGAATACCATGCCCTTTTTAATTGACGCGTGAGTTTTTGGACCGATAAGTAAGGAACTTTCTCTAAATTCAATACCCATTGCAAATCCAAAGTTTTTGGTCAAATGATCCAACATTTCCGGTTTTTCATCTTTTACATATTTGACACCTGCTTCATACACTTCGCTTATTTTCACTCCAGACACCAGATTTTTTAGAATCTCCTCTTCTAATTGTAAAAGAAAGTTATAATTATCCTAAAACAAAGGATAAATGTTGTTGCTACCTATGTAAGAGTACTACACAATTACAGACGATATTTACCTCGATCGTTTTAGTGGGATTCACTAATAATGTTCTGACTATATTAGAACAATAAGACTTGTACCGGGCTCCAAGCGAACAAACAATGACACCAAAATGCAAAGTATTCTTATCGCTAACAACGCTGAATTTCAAAGAATAGTTTCCACCGCTCTGTATTATCGCAGGATAACACATGTCTACTTGAGTAACATCAACGCCGGTTACATACTTCTTATTAGTTATAGCTGCATCAACACCTTCCGCGAGCTTTGAATGCTTAACTTTCTGAATAAacatagatataaaatatactcaaTTTTCGCACATAgacaatagaaatttaaaaaatgaaattacagaaTTCGCTTACTTTATCGGAATCTATAATTTCCATTATCTGATCCTTAAGGTACTTTGTAAAAACGTCCGCGGACACTAAACACGCCTTCTTTATGGTAAGAATTTCAGCATCCTCTTTTGGACACATTACGTATGCAGCTGCAGCACTTACATCAACCTAAAATgttcaatattcattgtaaaaCAATggtcttatttttaattatgctatactacaaaaatttcaacatACAGTATCAAAAGATTCTGATTTCAGAGCAGCTCTCCATGCATCCATAAAGGCACCTggataattttcttttgaaaagaCACCTAATGTTTTACCCTTTTTACTCTCCTTCATAATCTCAATGAGTTTGGCAAAATTGCCTTTATCTTCGTCGTTcttagaaaaaacaaaacaaacaaatttaacaattacaaATGATTGTAAAAAGTAATAAGAAAGTTTTGCAAAGCGTTAGAGAACACATACTCTGTCTCTCACAAGCAGTTTTACAGGAGGTACTCCGGTTTCTTCTGACTTCTGATTTTCAAGCTTTCTTAAAAACtcgatttttttcttgctAGCCAAAAAGTTAACTGATTCCTCTGCCAAGATCATTATAGTATCAGTAAGTTCATAACTGAGCAGCCAggtctgaaataaaaatcgatattaatttctttgattcTAAACACTAGAGTAGTTCCATTTTTTTAAGCtgattattaaatactataCAAATGTAGTATCAAAGTCTTAGTTTTTTGAATACAGAGAACCCCTTTGAATTACTAGAATTCTTTGTCATTCTATTGGTGCTTAACAGTTTTCTCTTAGTTACATAATTGAAGTCTAATCCTCAATTTATACTTTACAGAACTGTTTCAACTTTCTTCCATAGGCTATGCTAAGAAAATATACAAGCTAATCATACAAGGCGTAAAAGTTGAAGAATTTcaactttttgaaattataaaaattaggtTAAGTAACTGTTTTTAGCTACAGAGCACACAATAGAACAGGAACTTTAAGTATTGGTGTACGCTACAAGAGAAAAATCGTCGCTTACTTGCAACGCCGTTGATTTGCTATAAACGATATCCTCGTCTGTGCCCACGGCCGAGACGAGACAATCCATTTTACTGAAACTGTCATCTGTACCAACTTCTCCATCCTATCCAACAGAAAAAGCAGTTATTCCGATTGCCTAACAATTACATGTATCGTTAACGACGAAATAAATTGTCAGAATTCCTTACCTTCCATGCGGCATAAAGACGCTTCATACGCCGAAAGAATGTGTCTTTGTCAACGGATACGTTTGCCATAGTTTCTTGTTTTCAACGCGTTGCTGTGAAATTATCACGACATAAAATTATCAGAAACCTTCCCGGCGTAAACGATAACGAACAAAACATTCAGACGACGCAAAATGCTTGAGTATTATCACATTTTCCTTGATGTTCCTTACAAAATACGCGGTAGTATTACAACTGGTCGCTCGTTGTGGAGATGGCGGGATTTATAACCAAACCGCAACTGAAATCCACAAACTACAGGCCACGCGGCGGGAACGTTTTGATGCGGCGTGGTCAGTTGACGATCAAAGAAAACTGCTAGCAATACCTACCGATCGAATATGGAACTAACGTGAACGTTAGGGCACGTTCGCACCATGTAAACAAGTGGCGCGAACAGTAATTGTTATCATATAAACAGGGccggttttagcaatattgacgccccgggcaagattatcgtggtgaccagtgatggacattcgtgggatttttcctTCGAGGTATTCCTTTCTGCGCATGCGTAAGCTGACGTCACAGCTACATGTCTGCTACCATACATGTATCCGAACCGCCAGAGGAGGTGCATTTAAGGAGCCTGTGCAATTTTTACCCTTTTTTAACGGACAAATTAAGTACAAGAGTGTTAGTGTTCGTAAGTGTAATattatggaaaattaaaaaaaaaatggataatgAACCGCAGCCGTGCACGTCAGGAATCATCGAGGAAAAGAGGAGgacattatattttgttccttactGGGATCCAATGGTACCCTGAATTCTAAGTAAGTGTATACAGCAGTGAGGACTGCAACGCTTGATCCAATGCGCATGATCaggaaaaatcccacgaatgtcCATCACTGTTGGCGCCCCGTCAGgggtatatacagggtatcccaaaaatgttggagatctttgaaaggggtggttcgggaggtgatttgaaacaactttttctttagcgaaaatgttgtccgaggcttcgttaaggagatattaagagaaaggccccgaccaatcagagcgcgaggatgccgatggagcggccgcggaagcgtaggctacgcgctctgattggtcagtgttttccgttaatatcttttCAACGAAACCTCAGACAATACAgactaaggaaaaagttgtttcaaatcacctctcgaaccacctctttcaaggtgttacaacatttttagggcACCCTATATACCGGTATAATCGTATACTAGAGATACCGGTCTGTGACGCCCCCAAAAATCTGGCGCCCCGGGCAATTGCCCGACCGCGCCCCCCCTAACTTGGGCCCTgcatataaacatattttgatTTCTCTACTCagatatttaagaattttattcataaaagaTCTATAATTATCCCTTTAGCTATGTTAATCTATTTATGTTAAAGTATAGATAAAAGAGTTTGACAGTAGGTGACTATCCTGGACTATCCTATAACTGTTTGCCTATTCTATAgctttatttcaaaatgaaatattattactttcatttaCTAAATACGATAACCTATGTTACAAAAAAGAACCTCGATCGtggtaactaaattttatttactctaTGACTGATATTAATCACatgtacacatacatatacacgtTTAGCATGTGTACGTACGCGTATGCAGTGAAGTTCTTTATCAGGGCGTCGAACGAATATTACTTCGAACGAGTATTTGATCTTTATGATATAACACCgtgaaaaacaattatttccgAATAATGGTACGGCTAGTTATCCACGCGTACGCGTTCTACTAACGGTCGCCGCGAAATTGCGAAAGAACTTCGAGTGTAATTCATTGACAGCGTTCCCGTGTTCGTGCCGATTTATTAGAATGTTACCTTATATGTTGCTGAACAAGTGAAAGAAGTGCAGTTTTACACAATTACACATGTTTAATACGACGAACCGCAGCGAAGCAATTCGTAAATTTATGTCGAATAACATCGATGCGTCCTGTTTCCATCGGGGTAATGTTCTCAACCGTTAAAGTGCTAATATGCcgacataaaaaataatgaaaaaggCTTTGAAGAGGAAAAAACTCTCTGGAAACTTTCGATACGATTGGGGAGGATTACTTTTCTTGATGTTTtagtaaattcaattatcgCTAGTGCTAACAAACGTAACCGGTTGTTCTTCTGTCAACTGTGCAAGAACACCTGTGAAAGCGGTATTGGAAGTACTGCAACGGATCATGAATGTAAGTGTAGATTTTACAGTGCATGTTTAATGCAACTGTGAGGCAATCGTTTTGTTGCataggaataattatttaccgaAACATATTTGGTATACGTATGTAAGTTAACGTTATTACCATTAACACCATAAAAATTCCGGTATcgttttataaacattttgcTCCTTGCGATATATAACGCTTATTAAATAATCTCGATTTccatcgaaacgtttaaaacaatttttgttcatttattcCCGCAAAAATCACATCACGTTTCATTTTTGCTGTCAAACCTGTTTATAAGTATTGTAACATGCTTTGCAGCAtgatggaataataaataatgtgtAAATTAAGCAAacgcaattttaattaaattggattaattttataaagaaataacgaaactgttttaaattttatttttggagtCTGTTGCGAAGTATTCTAATGTATTGGCATTCAAACGTTCCTTTTGCTTCTTTTATGTAAACTATTTTCAGAATGCCCCGTTCTACATTATTCTGGCACACAGTAGACATGAACTTGCTTATGTAACTGACGTTAGATTACTGACccaatgaatttattttcaatgacaCAGACTGAATGTAATTACACtttaaaaagtgatttttgaTTAATCTGTGAAGTTGcacgaaaaacaaatttatttgttttaaatgtttctcaAAATTGACAATATGAATCTTGACATAACCTTGCAGCTGTAATTAGCGAATCAGCCATCTAAGCAAAGAacttattgtatataaatttacattaatacaaatatttagatGTTTTACCATTTGCACATTATCTGTTTTATTCGatgcaaaaaatgtttacacctatttttcaatatactCTGGTTATTATACTTAactgtttttcataaaaatgtttcatataGGTGGTCAGCATAGCAGAGAGGTGGTGTCGGGAAGGTGGTTGACACGCCTTCAAATTTTTGAGATGATCGAAAGTGTATCGCGCAGAGCGTTGAGTGGCTCCAGTGGGAGCTACCACGTTCGTGGTGCTGAGTTAGCAAGGAATCGTAGATTGAAATCTTTATCCGCAACTGTTGTGTTTCTGGATGACACTCAACACACGTTTCAGCTAGATGtgagttaataaaataaacttttaaaacagGAAAGGatattttctgttattgtTTACAACATATATcccttaaaaatattctagaaaCGAGCAAAAGGTCAAGCATTATTGGATTTGGTATTCCAACATTTAGAACTCGttgaaaaagattattttGGTCTACAATATGCTGAAAATGGGGCCACTGCATGCACATATTCGCCCGATATAATGGTAAAATCTCTCTATCTGTAAAACagtttgtttcattaattaaataccaaTATAATTGTGTTAATGTTTTAGAGATGGTTGGACCCTACTAAACCAGTGAAGAAGCAGATAAGAAGTAAGGGTAAAgatcatatttaattaaaccgtTTATcttaatagaaacaaataaatttattagaagggcgaacgatatttattgttttaggTGGGCAATTCTACTTTAgagtaaaattttatgtatCCGATCCTAGTAAATTACAGGAAGAATATACTAGataccaattttatttacaaatacgaAGAGATATTCTACAAGGCAAACTTCAGTTACCGCCAAGTACAGCATGTCTTATTGCCAGCTATACAGTTCAATGTAAGGACATCGATGTATTGATATTCGTTTAATCATAAGCACAATTTACGATatcataattttgtataatataattacagcTGAGTTAGGTGATTATCACCCCGAGGAACATGGTCCAGGATATCTTTCCAGGTTACAATTAATACCAGGTCAGAcagaagaaatggaaaaaaaaatagccgAACTACATAAACTTCATAAGTATGGAGAAGTTGcgcatataaatattaattatttatattttatcaattataaactatttacatattttcaggGGACAACTACCAGCTGATgcagaattcaattttttagatCATGCAAAAAGATTAGATATGTATGGAGTGGAATTGCATAAAGCTAGAGTATGTAttcacattaaaatatttcctgtaaatattgaatgcttctGTTTTATCTCAATTTTCTTTACCCATTTTTTTACAGGACTcaatgaataaagaaatacaattagGTGTAACGTCCATAGGTTTAGTAGTATTTCAAAATGGAATGAAAATCAATGTGTTCTCATGGtcaaaaatagttaaaatttcgtttaaacgaaaacagttttttattcaattgaGAAGAGAGCAGGTATTTAGAACATCTAATgtctataatttttaaaaataaacatgtaaGATTCGGCTCAGATATAGAAAAGATTGTATTGCAGTCGGAAAATTACGATACATTACTGGGTTTCAACATGCAAACATATCGTAGTTCCAAAAACTTATGGAAGGCATGCGTGGAACATCACACATTTTTCAGACTTCACAGTCCCAAAATGAGGCCGAGACGTTTTCCGCTTACTTTAAGTAGTAGATTTACATATTCAGGACGTACAGAGTTTCAAACAGTCGAGGATGGAAAACATAGAGCAAGAGTAGAGAGAACATTCATACGGTAACGATAGCTTGTTTAATTTTCCGATAGCCCGTTGAGACAATCTCCTAGcgactacaataatttaaatcttaGGTCCCCCAGTAAAAGATTGGTACATGGAGTCACATCAGGTCCAATTATagaagagaaaggaaaattaGGTATGCCTCCTGGAAGACCTCCTAGGCCATACGACAATAAAGTTCAATCTCTCGGATCTCGTGAACCTCGTCAAGCTTGGGGCGAGGGCAATCCTAGCGATGAGttagttgaaaatatttttttcaacttaTACTTctttgaaagtatttttaagtCATTATTTTTGTCCCATAGCGAAGGTGGTTTTTTATCTCTTCGAGAAGAAATAACGGGTTCACATACGCAAGGCAATGCATTTTCTCCTGTACTAGGTTCTAGAGTTTTAAGTTACGCGGACGATGACACAACTgcggaaagaaatatttacgatcTTCCTGATTATAGCGAACCCACAAGTTCACCCGCTCCTCAGGTATTTTCGCGttcaatctttttattttcattaacattatttcaatgtaataacattatttcaataatatcaaATGTGTCCACTTATAGATAGTTGAAGATGGATTAGTAACGATAACCTTAACACCAGACGAACAAGGCCGATTCGGATTTAACGTGAAAGGTGGTTTAGATCTTGACATGCCTATTTTAGTTTCGAGAGTAGCTCCGAATACACCTGCCGACCGTTGTTATccaaaattaaacgaaggaGATCAGGTATTGTTTGAACGACTCGCAACGAAGACGTTCTTAATTGGTTACTCGAGCAGCTGTcacgtaaataaatttttattatatttctgttGGACAAATAGGTAGTTTACATTAATGGTATAGACGTGAGTGGCTTACTGCATGAACATGTAGTAAATCTGATTCGTCAGTCTCGCGATTCGGGTTCTGGTGAGCTGACGTTAACTGTTAGGCCGAATGCTTTATACAATGCACTAGCTGGTACCGATGAAACCTCCGAAGAAGAACCTCCGTATAGGTATGacatttaattacaaacaGAATGACAGTAACTATGATACAGGCCATACTAAACTTTGCTTTCTTCAAATTACGAGATATGTACCAGATGTGCCTCATGCTACTATTGGATCGGATGCATTAGCACAGTCAATGTTGCTTCTTGCCGATGGTCTCGCAAGCGGTGCTTTAATTGCACAATACGAACAATTGTATAGGAAAAATCCTGAGCTCACTTCCCTCGAATCTAAGAAACCAGAAAATCAGAGCAAAAATCGTTATCGAGATATCTCACCTTGTAAGTATGACGAAAAAGAGTCtaagaaatttgtattgaTAACAACTTAATGAACTGTATTGTATAATGTTTAGACGATGTCACTCGGGTAATACTGATGGGCTCCGCAAACGGCGATTACATCAATGCCAATTATGTAAACATGGAGATACCAGGATCGGGTATTATTAACAGATACATTGCCACTCAAGGACCTTTGTCTTCTACCGTTGCTGATTTCTGGCAGATGGTTCTAGAGGCAGGCAGCACCCTAGTTGTAATGCTAACAACTTTGGTTGAACGTGGCCGAGCGAAATGCCATCAATATTGGCCTGCGCTCAATGAAACCCTTACATTACGAAATCTTACTCTCACATCTACGGTGGAAAACGTTGAAGACACCTTTATATTTCGGGAGTTCATACTGCGTGATATTAATGTATGCAACATTTTGTTAGAAACACGTTAAACGCCAAGTCTATTTTACTTGAGTTCATTACTCGTCCCTATGCATTTCAGACTGGCGAAGAAAGAGATATAACGCATATGCAGTACTGTAGTTGGCCAGATCATGGAGTTCCCAGTGATTGGCGACAATTTACAACCTTCACTGAAAGAGTACGGGCAGCTCGAACAGGGATAGTAGAACCTGGCGTTGTTCATTGTTCTGCTGGAATTGGTAGAACAGGTGTTTTAGTGTTAATGGAAACAGCACTGTGTCTTATCGAAGCAAATCAACCAGTGTACCCGTTAGACATTGTGCGATCTATGAGAGATCAAAGAGCGATGATGATACAAAATGCTGTAAgttgaatttttgaacgatatattcgatcaaaatttgaatagaTGCTATAACTttgttaacttttttttatagagtCAGTACAGATTCGTGTGCGAAGCAGTCCACAAAGCTTACAGCGAAGGCATAGCTAAACCACTTCCTGA
The sequence above is drawn from the Hylaeus volcanicus isolate JK05 chromosome 2, UHH_iyHylVolc1.0_haploid, whole genome shotgun sequence genome and encodes:
- the LOC128884888 gene encoding tyrosine-protein phosphatase non-receptor type 4 isoform X2, which translates into the protein MNLFSMTQTECGQHSREVVSGRWLTRLQIFEMIESVSRRALSGSSGSYHVRGAELARNRRLKSLSATVVFLDDTQHTFQLDKRAKGQALLDLVFQHLELVEKDYFGLQYAENGATACTYSPDIMRWLDPTKPVKKQIRSGQFYFRVKFYVSDPSKLQEEYTRYQFYLQIRRDILQGKLQLPPSTACLIASYTVQSELGDYHPEEHGPGYLSRLQLIPGQTEEMEKKIAELHKLHKGQLPADAEFNFLDHAKRLDMYGVELHKARDSMNKEIQLGVTSIGLVVFQNGMKINVFSWSKIVKISFKRKQFFIQLRREQSENYDTLLGFNMQTYRSSKNLWKACVEHHTFFRLHSPKMRPRRFPLTLSSRFTYSGRTEFQTVEDGKHRARVERTFIRSPSKRLVHGVTSGPIIEEKGKLGMPPGRPPRPYDNKVQSLGSREPRQAWGEGNPSDDEGGFLSLREEITGSHTQGNAFSPVLGSRVLSYADDDTTAERNIYDLPDYSEPTSSPAPQIVEDGLVTITLTPDEQGRFGFNVKGGLDLDMPILVSRVAPNTPADRCYPKLNEGDQVVYINGIDVSGLLHEHVVNLIRQSRDSGSGELTLTVRPNALYNALAGTDETSEEEPPYRYVPDVPHATIGSDALAQSMLLLADGLASGALIAQYEQLYRKNPELTSLESKKPENQSKNRYRDISPYDVTRVILMGSANGDYINANYVNMEIPGSGIINRYIATQGPLSSTVADFWQMVLEAGSTLVVMLTTLVERGRAKCHQYWPALNETLTLRNLTLTSTVENVEDTFIFREFILRDINTGEERDITHMQYCSWPDHGVPSDWRQFTTFTERVRAARTGIVEPGVVHCSAGIGRTGVLVLMETALCLIEANQPVYPLDIVRSMRDQRAMMIQNASQYRFVCEAVHKAYSEGIAKPLPEFSR
- the LOC128884886 gene encoding FACT complex subunit spt16 isoform X1 gives rise to the protein MANVSVDKDTFFRRMKRLYAAWKDGEVGTDDSFSKMDCLVSAVGTDEDIVYSKSTALQTWLLSYELTDTIMILAEESVNFLASKKKIEFLRKLENQKSEETGVPPVKLLVRDRNDEDKGNFAKLIEIMKESKKGKTLGVFSKENYPGAFMDAWRAALKSESFDTVDVSAAAAYVMCPKEDAEILTIKKACLVSADVFTKYLKDQIMEIIDSDKKVKHSKLAEGVDAAITNKKYVTGVDVTQVDMCYPAIIQSGGNYSLKFSVVSDKNTLHFGVIVCSLGARYKSYCSNIVRTLLVNPTKTIEDNYNFLLQLEEEILKNLVSGVKISEVYEAGVKYVKDEKPEMLDHLTKNFGFAMGIEFRESSLLIGPKTHASIKKGMVFNVNVGLSNLINSEATEKEGKVYALFVGDTVMVNEGQPATNFTPSKKKLKNVGIFVKDEEEEEEEGSGKENEPKPEPILGRGKRTAVIESKLRTEHSSEEKRKQHQKELAQQLNEVAKARLAQQSGGKEQEKIRKSTVSYKSLSHMPREPEVKELKLYVDKKYETVILPIFGIPVPFHISTIKNISQSVEGDYTYLRINFFHPGATMGRNEGGTYPQPDATFVKEVTYRSTNTKEPGEISAPSSNLNTAFRLIKEVQKKFKNREAEEREKEDLVKQDTLILSQNKGNPKLKDLYIRPNIVSKRMTGGLEAHVNGFRYTSVRGDKVDILYNNIKNAFFQPCDGEMIILLHFHLKHAIMFGKKKHVDVQFYTEVGEITTDLGKHQHMHDRDDLAAEQSERELRHKLKTAFKSFCEKVESMTKQEIEFDTPFRELGFPGAPFRSTVLLQPTSGCLVNLTEWPPFVITLEDVELVHFERVQFHLKNFDMIFVFKDYHRKVAVLNAIPMNMLDHVKEWLNSCDIRYTEGVQSLNWTKIMKTITDDPVGFFDNGGWTFLDPESDAENEEVEDEDEEVDDAYEPSDFDSEEESDDDSEYSEASEDSDSEGEELGSSEESGKDWSDLEREAAEEDKERADDQFQDDYNSSKKKKSGRKHSSSPSKDRHNSKHKSSSSSKDKHKSSSSSKDKKSSSSDKHRSDRSRSGGSHKKVSPSKSSKHSPKKSDRHDRHDKHRSSHSSSSSKKRSRDDSSERNDRGSKKSRK
- the LOC128884886 gene encoding FACT complex subunit spt16 isoform X2, which translates into the protein MANVSVDKDTFFRRMKRLYAAWKDGEVGTDDSFSKMDCLVSAVGTDEDIVYSKSTALQTWLLSYELTDTIMILAEESVNFLASKKKIEFLRKLENQKSEETGVPPVKLLVRDRNDEDKGNFAKLIEIMKESKKGKTLGVFSKENYPGAFMDAWRAALKSESFDTVDVSAAAAYVMCPKEDAEILTIKKACLVSADVFTKYLKDQIMEIIDSDKKVKHSKLAEGVDAAITNKKYVTGVDVTQVDMCYPAIIQSGGNYSLKFSVVSDKNTLHFGVIVCSLGARYKSYCSNIVRTLLVNPTKTIEDNYNFLLQLEEEILKNLVSGVKISEVYEAGVKYVKDEKPEMLDHLTKNFGFAMGIEFRESSLLIGPKTHASIKKGMVFNVNVGLSNLINSEATEKEGKVYALFVGDTVMVNEGQPATNFTPSKKKLKNVGIFVKDEEEEEEEGSGKENEPKPEPILGRGKRTAVIESKLRTEHSSEEKRKQHQKELAQQLNEVAKARLAQQSGGKEQEKIRKSTVSYKSLSHMPREPEVKELKLYVDKKYETVILPIFGIPVPFHISTIKNISQSVEGDYTYLRINFFHPGATMGRNEGGTYPQPDATFVKEVTYRSTNTKEPGEISAPSSNLNTAFRLIKEVQKKFKNREAEEREKEDLVKQDTLILSQNKGNPKLKDLYIRPNIVSKRMTGGLEAHVNGFRYTSVRGDKVDILYNNIKNAFFQPCDGEMIILLHFHLKHAIMFGKKKHVDVQFYTEVGEITTDLGKHQHMHDRDDLAAEQSERELRHKLKTAFKSFCEKVESMTKQEIEFDTPFRELGFPGAPFRSTVLLQPTSGCLVNLTEWPPFVITLEDVELVHFERVQFHLKNFDMIFVFKDYHRKVAVLNAIPMNMLDHVKEWLNSCDIRYTEGVQSLNWTKIMKTITDDPVGFFDNGGWTFLDPESDAENEEVEDEDEEVDDAYEPSDFDSEEESDDDSEYSEASEDSDSEGEELGSSEESGKDWSDLEREAAEEDKERADDQFQDDYNSSKKKKSGRKHSSSPSKDRHNSKHKSSSSSKDKHKSSSSSKDKKSSSSDKHSPKKSDRHDRHDKHRSSHSSSSSKKRSRDDSSERNDRGSKKSRK
- the LOC128884888 gene encoding tyrosine-protein phosphatase non-receptor type 4 isoform X1, whose product is MNLFSMTQTECGQHSREVVSGRWLTRLQIFEMIESVSRRALSGSSGSYHVRGAELARNRRLKSLSATVVFLDDTQHTFQLDKRAKGQALLDLVFQHLELVEKDYFGLQYAENGATACTYSPDIMRWLDPTKPVKKQIRSKGGQFYFRVKFYVSDPSKLQEEYTRYQFYLQIRRDILQGKLQLPPSTACLIASYTVQSELGDYHPEEHGPGYLSRLQLIPGQTEEMEKKIAELHKLHKGQLPADAEFNFLDHAKRLDMYGVELHKARDSMNKEIQLGVTSIGLVVFQNGMKINVFSWSKIVKISFKRKQFFIQLRREQSENYDTLLGFNMQTYRSSKNLWKACVEHHTFFRLHSPKMRPRRFPLTLSSRFTYSGRTEFQTVEDGKHRARVERTFIRSPSKRLVHGVTSGPIIEEKGKLGMPPGRPPRPYDNKVQSLGSREPRQAWGEGNPSDDEGGFLSLREEITGSHTQGNAFSPVLGSRVLSYADDDTTAERNIYDLPDYSEPTSSPAPQIVEDGLVTITLTPDEQGRFGFNVKGGLDLDMPILVSRVAPNTPADRCYPKLNEGDQVVYINGIDVSGLLHEHVVNLIRQSRDSGSGELTLTVRPNALYNALAGTDETSEEEPPYRYVPDVPHATIGSDALAQSMLLLADGLASGALIAQYEQLYRKNPELTSLESKKPENQSKNRYRDISPYDVTRVILMGSANGDYINANYVNMEIPGSGIINRYIATQGPLSSTVADFWQMVLEAGSTLVVMLTTLVERGRAKCHQYWPALNETLTLRNLTLTSTVENVEDTFIFREFILRDINTGEERDITHMQYCSWPDHGVPSDWRQFTTFTERVRAARTGIVEPGVVHCSAGIGRTGVLVLMETALCLIEANQPVYPLDIVRSMRDQRAMMIQNASQYRFVCEAVHKAYSEGIAKPLPEFSR